One window from the genome of Pantoea cypripedii encodes:
- the rhlE gene encoding ATP-dependent RNA helicase RhlE, translating into MSFDSLGLSADILRAVAEQGYREPTPIQRQAIPVVLAGRDLLASAQTGTGKTAGFTLPLLQRLSAKATPARGRRPVRALILTPTRELAAQVGENVRDYSQYLDLRSLVVFGGVSINPQMMKLRGGVDILVATPGRLLDLVHQNAVDLSQVEILVLDEADRMLDMGFIHDIRRVLAKLPAKRQNLLFSATFSDEIKSLAEKLLNNPEQVEVARRNTASEQVSQQVHFVDKKRKRELLSLMIGRDNWQQVLVFTRTKHGANHLAEQLNKDGITAAAIHGNKSQGARTRALADFKTGGIRVLVATDIAARGLDIEELPHVVNYELPNVAEDYVHRIGRTGRAAATGAALSLVCVDEHKLLRDIERLLKREIPRIALPGFEPDPSIKAEPIQNGRQQQQQRGRGRGPGQGGNPRPQGEGRPPRPQGENRGPRRQGQGAGAGQGQGPARPRRPAAKKSGNV; encoded by the coding sequence ATGTCTTTTGACTCTCTCGGCCTGAGTGCCGATATTTTGCGTGCGGTAGCAGAACAGGGCTATCGCGAACCGACGCCAATCCAGCGTCAGGCAATTCCCGTGGTGCTGGCTGGTCGTGACCTGCTGGCGAGCGCCCAGACCGGCACAGGTAAGACCGCTGGTTTTACGCTGCCGCTGCTGCAGCGTCTGTCCGCGAAAGCGACCCCGGCACGCGGACGTCGTCCGGTACGTGCCCTGATTCTGACACCTACCCGTGAGCTGGCTGCTCAGGTCGGTGAGAACGTGCGCGATTACAGCCAGTACCTTGACCTGCGTTCGCTGGTGGTATTTGGTGGCGTCAGCATTAACCCACAAATGATGAAACTGCGCGGCGGCGTAGATATCCTGGTGGCGACGCCGGGCCGTCTGCTTGACCTGGTGCACCAGAATGCGGTTGATCTGTCCCAGGTGGAAATCCTGGTGCTGGACGAAGCAGACCGCATGCTGGATATGGGCTTTATCCACGATATCCGTCGTGTGCTGGCAAAACTGCCAGCCAAACGTCAGAACCTGCTGTTCTCCGCTACCTTCTCGGACGAGATCAAGTCACTGGCAGAAAAACTGCTGAACAACCCGGAGCAGGTGGAAGTGGCGCGCCGCAACACCGCCTCTGAGCAGGTTTCTCAGCAGGTTCATTTTGTTGATAAGAAACGCAAGCGCGAGCTGCTGTCGCTGATGATCGGTCGCGACAACTGGCAGCAGGTGCTGGTGTTCACCCGTACCAAACACGGTGCTAACCATCTGGCAGAACAGCTGAACAAAGATGGCATCACCGCTGCGGCGATTCACGGTAACAAAAGCCAGGGCGCACGTACCCGCGCGCTGGCCGATTTTAAAACCGGCGGCATTCGTGTGCTGGTGGCGACCGATATCGCGGCGCGTGGTCTTGATATCGAAGAACTGCCGCACGTGGTGAACTACGAGTTGCCTAACGTAGCGGAAGATTATGTGCACCGTATTGGCCGTACCGGCCGTGCGGCGGCAACCGGTGCAGCGTTGTCGCTGGTCTGCGTTGACGAGCACAAACTGCTGCGTGACATCGAACGCCTGCTGAAGCGCGAAATTCCGCGCATTGCGCTGCCGGGTTTTGAACCGGATCCGAGCATCAAAGCGGAGCCGATCCAGAATGGTCGTCAGCAGCAACAGCAGCGCGGTCGTGGCCGTGGTCCGGGGCAGGGTGGTAACCCACGTCCGCAGGGCGAAGGCCGTCCGCCGCGTCCGCAAGGTGAAAACCGTGGACCGCGTCGCCAGGGGCAGGGTGCAGGTGCTGGTCAGGGTCAGGGACCGGCTCGTCCACGTCGTCCGGCGGCGAAGAAAAGCGGAAACGTCTAA
- the dusC gene encoding tRNA dihydrouridine(16) synthase DusC, with product MRVLLAPMEGVLDSLVRELLSEVNDYDLCITEFLRVVDQLLPVKSFHRLCPELQHHSRTPSGTRVRLQLLGQYPEWLAENAARAVELGSWGVDLNCGCPSKLVNGSGGGATLLKDPELIYRGAKAMREAVPGHLPVTVKVRLGWDSSERRFEIADAVQQAGASELVVHGRTKEEGYRAESINWQAIGEIRQRLRIPVIANGEIWNWQDAQDCLRITGCDAVMLGRGALNVPNLSRVVKYNEAPMAWPDVVTLLQKYTQLEKQGDTGLYHVARIKQWLGYLRKAYHEADGLFGEIRTLKVSADIATAIERHADRCINQT from the coding sequence ATGAGGGTGTTACTGGCACCGATGGAGGGCGTGCTCGATTCGCTGGTGCGCGAGCTGCTCTCGGAAGTGAATGATTATGACCTGTGCATCACCGAGTTTTTGCGCGTGGTCGATCAACTGCTGCCGGTAAAATCCTTCCATCGTCTCTGCCCGGAACTACAACACCACAGCCGCACGCCGTCTGGTACGCGCGTGCGGTTGCAATTGCTGGGGCAATATCCCGAGTGGCTGGCGGAAAACGCCGCGCGTGCGGTGGAGCTGGGTTCCTGGGGGGTTGATCTCAACTGCGGCTGCCCGTCAAAGCTGGTTAACGGCAGCGGCGGTGGCGCGACTCTGCTGAAAGATCCGGAACTGATTTACCGTGGAGCCAAAGCGATGCGGGAAGCGGTGCCGGGTCATCTGCCGGTGACGGTCAAAGTGCGTCTTGGCTGGGATTCCAGCGAGCGTCGTTTTGAAATCGCCGATGCGGTGCAGCAGGCGGGTGCCAGCGAGCTGGTGGTGCACGGTCGTACCAAAGAAGAAGGTTACCGGGCCGAAAGCATCAACTGGCAGGCGATTGGCGAGATTCGCCAGCGTCTGCGCATTCCGGTGATCGCCAACGGTGAAATCTGGAACTGGCAGGATGCACAGGATTGTCTGCGTATCACCGGTTGCGATGCGGTGATGCTGGGGCGCGGCGCACTTAACGTGCCGAATCTGAGCCGGGTCGTGAAGTACAACGAAGCCCCGATGGCGTGGCCGGATGTGGTGACGCTACTACAGAAATACACCCAGCTGGAAAAGCAGGGCGACACCGGTTTGTATCATGTGGCGCGTATTAAGCAGTGGCTGGGTTATCTGCGTAAGGCGTATCACGAGGCCGACGGGTTATTTGGCGAAATCCGCACGTTGAAAGTCTCGGCAGATATTGCCACGGCGATTGAGCGCCATGCCGATCGCTGCATAAACCAGACATAA